A DNA window from Pongo abelii isolate AG06213 chromosome 2, NHGRI_mPonAbe1-v2.0_pri, whole genome shotgun sequence contains the following coding sequences:
- the GRM2 gene encoding metabotropic glutamate receptor 2 isoform X1: MGSLLGLLALLLLWGAVAEGPAKKVLTLEGDLVLGGLFPVHQKGGPAEDCGPVNEHRGIQRLEAMLFALDRINRDPHLLPGVRLGAHILDSCSKDTHALEQALDFVRASLSRGADGSRHICPDGSYATHGDAPTAITGVIGGSYSDVSIQVANLLRLFQIPQISYASTSAKLSDKSRYDYFARTVPPDFFQAKAMAEILRFFNWTYVSTVASEGDYGETGIEAFELEARARNICVATSEKVGRAMSRAAFEGVVRALLQKPSARVAVLFTRSEDARELLAASQRLNASFTWVASDGWGALESVVAGSEGAAEGAITIELASYPISDFASYFQSLDPWNNSRNPWFREFWEQRFRCSFRQRDCAAHSLRAVPFEQESKIMFVVNAVYAMAHALHNMHRALCPNTTRLCDAMRPVNGRRLYKDFVLNVKFDAPFRPADTHNEVRFDRFGDGIGRYNIFTYLRAGSGRYRYQKVGYWAEGLTLDTSLIPWASPSAGPLPASRCSEPCLQNEVKSVQPGEVCCWLCIPCQPYEYRLDEFTCADCGLGYWPNASLTGCFELPQEYIRWGDAWAVGPVTIACLGALATLFVLGVFVRHNATPVVKASGRELCYILLGGVFLCYCMTFIFIAKPSTAVCTLRRLGLGTAFSVCYSALLTKTNRIARIFGGAREGAQRPRFISPASQVAICLALISGQLLIVVAWLVVEAPGTGKETAPERREVVTLRCNHRDASMLGSLAYNVLLIALCTLYAFKTRKCPENFNEAKFIGFTMYTTCIIWLAFLPIFYVTSSDYRVQTTTMCVSVSLSGSVVLGCLFAPKLHIILFQPQKNVVSHRAPTSRFGSAAARASSSLGQGSGSQFVPTVCNGREVVDSTTSSL, encoded by the exons ATGGGATCGCTGCTTGGGCTCCTGGCACTGCTGCTGCTGTGGGGTGCTGTGGCTGAGGGCCCAGCCAAGAAGGTGCTGACCCTGGAGGGAGACTTGGTGCTGGGTGGGCTGTTCCCAGTGCACCAGAAGGGCGGCCCAGCAGAGGACTGTGGTCCTGTCAATGAGCACCGTGGCATCCAGCGCCTGGAGGCCATGCTTTTTGCACTGGACCGCATCAACCGTGACCCGCACCTGCTGCCTGGCGTGCGCCTGGGTGCGCACATCCTCGACAGCTGCTCCAAGGACACACATGCGCTGGAGCAGGCACTGGACTTTGTGCGTGCCTCACTCAGCCGTGGTGCTGATGGCTCACGCCACATCTGCCCCGACGGCTCTTATGCGACCCATGGTGATGCTCCCACTGCCATCACTGGTGTTATTGGCGGTTCCTACAGTGATGTCTCCATCCAG GTGGCCAACCTCTTGCGGCTATTTCAGATCCCACAGATCAGCTACGCCTCTACCAGTGCCAAGCTGAGTGACAAGTCCCGCTATGACTACTTTGCCCGCACAGTGCCTCCTGACTTCTTCCAAGCCAAGGCCATGGCTGAGATTCTCCGCTTCTTCAACTGGACCTATGTGTCCACTGTGGCGTCTGAGGGCGACTATGGCGAGACAGGCATTGAGGCCTTTGAGCTAGAGGCTCGTGCCCGCAACATCTGTGTGGCCACCTCGGAGAAAGTGGGCCGTGCCATGAGCCGCGCGGCCTTTGAGGGTGTGGTGCGAGCCCTGCTGCAGAAGCCGAGTGCCCGCGTGGCTGTCTTGTTTACCCGTTCTGAGGATGCCCGGGAGCTGCTTGCTGCCAGCCAGCGCCTCAATGCCAGCTTCACCTGGGTGGCCAGTGATGGCTGGGGGGCCCTGgagagtgtggtggcaggcagtgAGGGGGCTGCTGAGGGTGCCATCACCATTGAGCTGGCCTCCTACCCCATCAGTGACTTTGCCTCCTACTTCCAGAGCCTGGACCCTTGGAACAACAGCCGGAACCCCTGGTTCCGTGAATTCTGGGAGCAGAGGTTCCGCTGCAGCTTCCGGCAGCGAGACTGCGCAGCCCACTCTCTCCGGGCCGTGCCCTTTGAGCAGGAGTCCAAGATCATGTTTGTGGTCAATGCAGTGTACGCCATGGCCCACGCGCTCCACAACATGCACCGTGCCCTCTGCCCCAACACCACCAGGCTCTGTGACGCGATGCGGCCAGTTAACGGGCGCCGCCTCTACAAGGACTTTGTGCTCAACGTCAAATTTGATG CCCCCTTTCGCCCAGCTGACACCCACAATGAGGTCCGCTTTGACCGCTTTGGTGATGGTATTGGCCGCTACAACATCTTCACCTATCTGCGTGCAGGCAGTGGGCGCTATCGCTACCAGAAGGTGGGCTACTGGGCAGAAGGCTTGACTCTGGACACCAGCCTCATCCCATGGGCCTCACCCTCAGCCGGCCCCCTGCCTGCCTCTCGCTGCAGTGAGCCCTGCCTCCAGAATGAGGTGAAGAGTGTGCAGCCGGGCGAGGTTTGCTGCTGGCTCTGCATCCCGTGCCAGCCCTATGAGTACCGATTGGACGAATTCACTTGCGCTGATTGTGGTCTGGGCTACTGGCCCAATGCCAGCCTGACTGGCTGCTTCGAACTGCCCCAGGAGTACATCCGCTGGGGCGATGCCTGGGCTGTGGGACCTGTCACCATCGCCTGCCTGGGTGCCCTGGCCACCCTCTTTGTGCTGGGTGTCTTTGTGCGGCACAATGCCACACCAGTGGTCAAGGCCTCGGGTCGGGAGCTCTGCTACATCCTGCTGGGTGGTGTCTTCCTCTGCTACTGCATGACCTTCATCTTCATTGCCAAGCCATCCACAGCAGTGTGTACCTTACGGCGTCTTGGTTTGGGCACTGCCTTCTCTGTCTGCTACTCAGCCCTGCTCACCAAGACCAACCGCATTGCACGCATCTTCGGTGGGGCCCGGGAGGGTGCCCAGCGGCCACGCTTCATCAGTCCTGCCTCACAGGTGGCCATCTGCCTGGCGCTTATCTCAGGCCAGCTGCTCATCGTGGTTGCCTGGCTGGTGGTGGAGGCACCGGGCACAGGCAAGGAGACAGCCCCCGAACGGCGGGAGGTGGTGACACTGCGCTGCAACCACCGCGATGCAAGTATGTTGGGCTCGCTGGCCTACAATGTGCTGCTCATCGCGCTCTGCACGCTTTATGCCTTCAAGACTCGCAAGTGCCCCGAAAACTTCAACGAGGCCAAGTTCATTGGCTTCACCATGTACACCACCTGCATCATCTGGCTGGCATTCCTGCCCATCTTCTATGTCACCTCCAGTGACTACCGG GTACAGACCACCACCATGTGCGTGTCAGTCAGCCTCAGCGGCTCTGTGGTGCTTGGCTGCCTCTTTGCGCCCAAGCTGCACATCATCCTCTTCCAGCCGCAGAAGAACGTGGTTAGCCACCGGGCGCCCACCAGCCGCTTTGGCAGTGCTGCTGCCAGGgccagctccagccttggccaag GGTCTGGCTCCCAGTTTGTCCCCACTGTTTGCAATGGCCGTGAGGTGGTGGACTCGACAACGTCATCACTTTGA
- the GRM2 gene encoding metabotropic glutamate receptor 2 isoform X2 — protein sequence MTAEDHHYASGRITVGTVGDKAWKPWPRVKTKTPFRPADTHNEVRFDRFGDGIGRYNIFTYLRAGSGRYRYQKVGYWAEGLTLDTSLIPWASPSAGPLPASRCSEPCLQNEVKSVQPGEVCCWLCIPCQPYEYRLDEFTCADCGLGYWPNASLTGCFELPQEYIRWGDAWAVGPVTIACLGALATLFVLGVFVRHNATPVVKASGRELCYILLGGVFLCYCMTFIFIAKPSTAVCTLRRLGLGTAFSVCYSALLTKTNRIARIFGGAREGAQRPRFISPASQVAICLALISGQLLIVVAWLVVEAPGTGKETAPERREVVTLRCNHRDASMLGSLAYNVLLIALCTLYAFKTRKCPENFNEAKFIGFTMYTTCIIWLAFLPIFYVTSSDYRVQTTTMCVSVSLSGSVVLGCLFAPKLHIILFQPQKNVVSHRAPTSRFGSAAARASSSLGQGSGSQFVPTVCNGREVVDSTTSSL from the exons ATGACTGCTGAAGATCATCACTATGCTTCAGGAAGAATCACCGTGGGAACAGTGGGAGACAAAGCTTGGAAGCCCTGGCCCAGGGTTAAGACGAAGA CCCCCTTTCGCCCAGCTGACACCCACAATGAGGTCCGCTTTGACCGCTTTGGTGATGGTATTGGCCGCTACAACATCTTCACCTATCTGCGTGCAGGCAGTGGGCGCTATCGCTACCAGAAGGTGGGCTACTGGGCAGAAGGCTTGACTCTGGACACCAGCCTCATCCCATGGGCCTCACCCTCAGCCGGCCCCCTGCCTGCCTCTCGCTGCAGTGAGCCCTGCCTCCAGAATGAGGTGAAGAGTGTGCAGCCGGGCGAGGTTTGCTGCTGGCTCTGCATCCCGTGCCAGCCCTATGAGTACCGATTGGACGAATTCACTTGCGCTGATTGTGGTCTGGGCTACTGGCCCAATGCCAGCCTGACTGGCTGCTTCGAACTGCCCCAGGAGTACATCCGCTGGGGCGATGCCTGGGCTGTGGGACCTGTCACCATCGCCTGCCTGGGTGCCCTGGCCACCCTCTTTGTGCTGGGTGTCTTTGTGCGGCACAATGCCACACCAGTGGTCAAGGCCTCGGGTCGGGAGCTCTGCTACATCCTGCTGGGTGGTGTCTTCCTCTGCTACTGCATGACCTTCATCTTCATTGCCAAGCCATCCACAGCAGTGTGTACCTTACGGCGTCTTGGTTTGGGCACTGCCTTCTCTGTCTGCTACTCAGCCCTGCTCACCAAGACCAACCGCATTGCACGCATCTTCGGTGGGGCCCGGGAGGGTGCCCAGCGGCCACGCTTCATCAGTCCTGCCTCACAGGTGGCCATCTGCCTGGCGCTTATCTCAGGCCAGCTGCTCATCGTGGTTGCCTGGCTGGTGGTGGAGGCACCGGGCACAGGCAAGGAGACAGCCCCCGAACGGCGGGAGGTGGTGACACTGCGCTGCAACCACCGCGATGCAAGTATGTTGGGCTCGCTGGCCTACAATGTGCTGCTCATCGCGCTCTGCACGCTTTATGCCTTCAAGACTCGCAAGTGCCCCGAAAACTTCAACGAGGCCAAGTTCATTGGCTTCACCATGTACACCACCTGCATCATCTGGCTGGCATTCCTGCCCATCTTCTATGTCACCTCCAGTGACTACCGG GTACAGACCACCACCATGTGCGTGTCAGTCAGCCTCAGCGGCTCTGTGGTGCTTGGCTGCCTCTTTGCGCCCAAGCTGCACATCATCCTCTTCCAGCCGCAGAAGAACGTGGTTAGCCACCGGGCGCCCACCAGCCGCTTTGGCAGTGCTGCTGCCAGGgccagctccagccttggccaag GGTCTGGCTCCCAGTTTGTCCCCACTGTTTGCAATGGCCGTGAGGTGGTGGACTCGACAACGTCATCACTTTGA